A genome region from Leptodactylus fuscus isolate aLepFus1 chromosome 6, aLepFus1.hap2, whole genome shotgun sequence includes the following:
- the APOE gene encoding apolipoprotein E, with the protein MKLTLLLLTVGLLAGAHARSLFKDAPQTKWESALDSFWQTLNKVEEAADEATLRMRDSQIGKELDGLIKETMGELSNYADDLKSKVGPMAQDAQQRFNDEVSALADKLKNDMEDTKSRAIQYSGDLRSMFDQNIEDVQGKVSMYMKKLKKRLAKDSEDLKQKLNQYGEDLSKNTQEKVENVRKSVEPYVTNLKKKGQERLQSLKDAMDEQGKQLRDRFASVAKDVQNKVKKITSDVKSSVDKLSEQMRKWFNPSIDNLRNQLQNLAKSLQNKKQ; encoded by the exons ATGAAGTTGACTCTACTGCTGTTGACCGTTGGGCTTTTGGCAG GTGCCCATGCCCGATCGCTTTTTAAGGATGCACCCCAGACAAAATGGGAGTCTGCCCTGGACAGCTTTTGGCAGACACTAAACAAAGTGGAGGAGGCTGCAGATGAAGCCACATTAAGGATGAGAGATTCTCAGATCGGCAAGGAACTTGA tggACTTATCAAAGAAACCATGGGAGAGCTAAGCAATTATGCTGATGATTTGAAGAGTAAGGTCGGCCCCATGGCCCAAGATGCTCAACAACGTTTCAACGATGAGGTCTCTGCCCTGGCTGATAAACTCAAGAATGACATGGAAGACACAAAATCCCGGGCCATCCAGTATTCAGGAGATCTGCGATCTATGTTTGATCAGAATATTGAAGATGTTCAAGGAAAAGTCAGCATGTACATGAAGAAATTAAAGAAACGTCTTGCAAAAGATAGTGAAGATCTTAAGCAGAAACTTAACCAGTATGGGGAAGATCTTAGCAAGAACACACAGGAAAAGGTAGAAAATGTCCGTAAAAGTGTTGAACCCTATGTGACCAACCTGAAGAAAAAGGGACAAGAACGTCTTCAGTCTCTGAAAGATGCCATGGATGAACAAGGGAAACAACTCAGAGATAGATTTGCCTCAGTAGCCAAAGATGTTCAGAACAAAGTCAAGAAAATTACCTCCGATGTGAAGAGCAGTGTGGACAAGCTGTCAGAACAGATGCGAAAGTGGTTCAACCCTTCCATAGACAACCTCCGTAACCAGCTTCAAAACTTGGCAAAGAGTCTGCAGAATAAGAAACAATAA